From a region of the Deltaproteobacteria bacterium genome:
- a CDS encoding MBL fold metallo-hydrolase, with protein sequence MGKHQRAMEIHSFRMGPFTNSYLIRGDRGCILVDAGFPNQEKRFLRQVGRLGFQPGEIRLIVATHGHADHVGSLHALKSLTGARVAVHRQDSRLVSQGIVRIPPPVTLWGEFLFLVFSIFSFLGRFHPVEPDIVLDDEYCLDPFGIPGKIIHTSGHTPGSVSLVLAGGEAFVGDLAVNTSPLGRVPGIPALAEDTRQIYKSWERLLSAGARTIYPAHGKPFPSRHLERKPGSEKPRNP encoded by the coding sequence ATGGGAAAGCACCAGAGAGCAATGGAAATCCATTCCTTCCGGATGGGCCCCTTTACGAACTCCTATCTAATAAGGGGGGACAGGGGATGTATTCTCGTCGACGCCGGGTTTCCGAACCAGGAAAAACGCTTTCTCAGGCAGGTTGGCAGACTCGGGTTTCAACCCGGTGAAATCCGGTTGATCGTGGCCACCCATGGCCACGCAGACCACGTGGGGAGCCTCCATGCCCTCAAGAGCCTCACGGGTGCCAGAGTGGCCGTACACCGCCAAGACAGCCGTCTCGTTAGCCAGGGAATAGTCAGGATTCCACCACCTGTTACACTGTGGGGCGAATTCCTTTTTCTTGTATTCAGTATCTTCTCCTTCCTCGGCCGTTTCCACCCCGTGGAACCGGACATCGTTCTTGACGATGAGTATTGCCTCGATCCCTTCGGGATCCCCGGGAAAATAATCCACACATCGGGCCACACCCCTGGTTCTGTTTCACTGGTTTTGGCCGGAGGAGAGGCCTTTGTCGGAGATCTGGCCGTCAATACTTCCCCCCTCGGAAGAGTTCCCGGCATCCCCGCCCTTGCGGAAGACACCCGCCAGATTTACAAGAGTTGGGAGAGACTCCTCTCGGCCGGTGCAAGAACAATCTACCCTGCCCACGGCAAACCCTTTCCGTCCCGGCACCTTGAGAGGAAACCGGGAAGTGAGAAACCGAGAAACCCGTGA
- a CDS encoding riboflavin synthase, which translates to MFSGIVEKLGRVVAAESRDEGALIRIDGGWSLTEAGLGDSISVNGVCLTVSSLAGTVFGAEVSAETLRRTNLGDLRPGDSVNLERALRLSDRVGGHLVTGHVDGTGVIRGISGEGDAQRFEFDVPAEISRLLAEKGSVAVDGISLTIGKVGPESFEVHVVPYTLENTTLKTRSTGDRVNIETDIIAKYVEKILSPGGGGVTVETLRRSGFL; encoded by the coding sequence ATGTTTTCCGGGATTGTGGAGAAGTTGGGCCGGGTGGTTGCTGCGGAAAGCCGGGATGAGGGTGCTCTCATTCGAATCGACGGGGGCTGGAGTTTGACGGAGGCGGGTCTCGGTGATAGTATTTCTGTCAATGGGGTCTGTCTGACCGTCTCCTCACTGGCGGGTACCGTCTTTGGTGCGGAGGTCTCTGCCGAGACACTCCGAAGGACAAACCTCGGTGACCTGCGGCCCGGTGATTCGGTGAATCTCGAGAGGGCACTGCGCCTGAGCGACAGGGTGGGTGGGCATCTGGTGACCGGCCACGTGGACGGGACAGGCGTCATCCGGGGTATCTCCGGAGAGGGCGACGCTCAGAGGTTCGAGTTCGACGTTCCCGCCGAGATCTCTCGTCTCCTGGCAGAAAAGGGTTCGGTCGCGGTCGACGGCATCAGCCTGACTATCGGCAAGGTGGGGCCTGAGTCCTTTGAGGTCCACGTTGTACCCTATACCCTGGAAAACACCACCCTGAAGACGCGGTCGACAGGTGACCGGGTCAATATCGAGACAGACATAATAGCCAAATACGTCGAGAAGATTCTCTCGCCCGGCGGCGGGGGTGTTACCGTTGAGACGCTGAGGAGAAGCGGTTTTCTGTGA
- the nusB gene encoding transcription antitermination factor NusB, giving the protein MGIRRRGRESALQVLYQIDVTRLEAGEALKLFWDNFIHEEEAREFCECLVLGVVRHREEIDRLIEGYAEHWKLSRMTRIDRNILRIAVYELLHCQDIPPKVTINEAVEIGKRFGSEESGAFINGILDRVTQRLGLLNEK; this is encoded by the coding sequence TTGGGAATTCGGAGACGGGGCAGAGAGTCTGCCCTCCAGGTTCTTTACCAGATCGATGTGACCCGTCTGGAAGCGGGTGAAGCCCTGAAGCTCTTCTGGGATAATTTCATCCATGAAGAGGAGGCCAGGGAATTCTGCGAGTGCCTGGTTCTAGGGGTTGTCCGCCATAGGGAAGAGATCGACCGCCTAATCGAAGGGTATGCCGAGCACTGGAAGCTGAGCCGGATGACCCGGATAGACAGAAACATCCTCAGAATAGCCGTCTACGAACTCCTGCATTGCCAGGATATCCCGCCAAAGGTCACCATCAACGAGGCCGTGGAGATAGGAAAGAGGTTCGGCTCAGAGGAGTCCGGTGCCTTTATCAATGGAATCCTCGACCGGGTCACTCAAAGGCTCGGGCTCTTGAATGAAAAGTAG
- a CDS encoding bifunctional 3,4-dihydroxy-2-butanone-4-phosphate synthase/GTP cyclohydrolase II, translating into MLTSVEKAIEDIRQGRMVILVDDKGRENEGDLTLAAEKVTPEAINFMARYGRGLICLALTGERLEALKIPMMVNNNTSHFGTAFAVSIEAKKGVTTGISASDRATTIRTVVDPASGPDDIVMPGHVFPLKARKGGVLVRTGQTEGSVDLARLAGLQPAAVICGIMKDDGTMARMPDLEKFARRHNLRIVTIADLIKYRLTKESLVRRVATAFIPTVYGGDFTAIAYENDVDNYQHIALVKGEIRPDDEILVRVHSECLTGDVFGSKRCDCGDQLHAAMAMVEKEGKGVIVYMRQEGRGIGLVNKLRAYCIQDEGCDTVEANHRLGFKADLRDYGLGAQILVDLGLRKIRLMTNNPKKIIGLEGYGIEVVERVPLEIESRAENIGYLRTKKRKMGHLLSLKSLE; encoded by the coding sequence ATGTTGACTTCCGTTGAAAAGGCTATCGAGGATATTCGCCAGGGCCGGATGGTGATTCTCGTGGATGACAAGGGCCGAGAGAACGAGGGGGATCTGACCCTGGCTGCGGAGAAGGTCACGCCTGAGGCCATCAACTTCATGGCGAGGTACGGGCGGGGACTGATCTGTCTGGCCCTCACAGGGGAGAGGCTCGAGGCGCTCAAGATCCCGATGATGGTCAACAACAATACCTCTCATTTCGGTACCGCTTTTGCGGTGTCCATCGAAGCCAAAAAAGGGGTAACCACTGGAATTTCGGCTTCCGACAGGGCGACCACGATAAGGACGGTCGTCGATCCTGCCTCCGGCCCTGACGACATCGTCATGCCGGGCCATGTCTTCCCTCTCAAAGCGCGGAAGGGCGGGGTTCTGGTTCGAACGGGGCAGACCGAAGGCTCCGTGGATCTGGCCAGGTTGGCTGGCTTGCAGCCTGCGGCGGTCATATGTGGAATCATGAAAGACGACGGGACAATGGCCCGGATGCCAGACCTGGAGAAATTCGCCAGGAGGCATAACCTCCGTATCGTTACCATAGCCGATTTGATCAAATACAGGCTGACCAAGGAGTCGCTTGTCAGACGGGTGGCCACGGCATTCATTCCCACGGTCTATGGAGGGGATTTTACGGCCATTGCCTATGAGAACGACGTGGACAACTACCAGCACATCGCCCTGGTCAAGGGGGAGATCCGTCCTGACGATGAGATCTTGGTGCGGGTTCATTCCGAATGTCTTACAGGGGATGTATTTGGATCAAAGCGTTGTGATTGCGGAGATCAGCTCCATGCTGCCATGGCCATGGTGGAGAAGGAAGGCAAGGGGGTCATCGTCTACATGCGGCAGGAAGGCCGTGGTATCGGACTGGTGAACAAGCTGCGGGCTTACTGTATCCAGGACGAGGGTTGTGATACAGTAGAGGCCAATCATAGACTCGGGTTCAAGGCGGATCTGCGAGACTACGGGTTGGGCGCTCAGATTCTTGTCGATCTGGGTCTTCGAAAGATCAGGTTGATGACCAACAATCCCAAGAAGATTATCGGCCTGGAAGGCTATGGTATCGAGGTGGTGGAGAGGGTTCCTCTCGAGATAGAGTCGCGGGCCGAAAATATAGGTTACCTGAGAACGAAGAAGAGGAAAATGGGTCATCTGCTTTCACTGAAGTCGCTGGAATGA
- the xth gene encoding exodeoxyribonuclease III produces MGRLFRVASFNVNGIRARLPLLLDWLGREAPEVVCLQETKVLDGEFPRKPLEALGYGLLFRGEKGFNGVATLSREPEELVHLGFDDGGPPDETRLILVRVLGVSILNTYVPQGTAPDSDRFRYKLNWFLRVRGFLESHFAPDERLVWVGDFNVAPEARDVYDPQGLRGSIGFHPEEHDALQQVRQWGFVDVFRLHVRESGQYTFWDYRIRNALARGMGWRVDHIWATRPMARTCRRAWIEAKLRGLERPSDHAPILAEFELE; encoded by the coding sequence ATGGGGCGCCTGTTTCGAGTGGCGAGCTTCAACGTGAACGGAATTCGAGCGAGGCTGCCCCTGCTTCTCGATTGGCTCGGCCGGGAGGCACCAGAGGTTGTATGCCTCCAAGAGACAAAAGTCCTGGATGGAGAGTTCCCCCGGAAGCCCTTGGAGGCACTGGGTTACGGCCTTCTTTTTCGAGGAGAGAAGGGATTCAATGGTGTGGCGACCCTTAGCCGGGAACCGGAGGAGCTCGTGCATCTGGGTTTCGATGACGGAGGTCCTCCTGATGAGACGAGGCTGATCCTGGTCAGGGTTCTCGGAGTTTCCATTCTCAACACGTACGTGCCCCAGGGGACTGCTCCAGACTCGGACCGCTTTCGATACAAGCTCAACTGGTTTCTCAGGGTGCGAGGCTTTCTTGAGAGCCACTTCGCGCCGGATGAAAGGCTCGTTTGGGTAGGGGATTTCAACGTGGCTCCAGAGGCACGAGACGTGTATGATCCTCAAGGGCTTCGTGGATCTATCGGCTTTCACCCTGAGGAACACGATGCGTTACAGCAGGTGCGGCAGTGGGGGTTTGTCGATGTCTTTCGCCTTCACGTCCGTGAAAGTGGACAGTATACCTTCTGGGACTATCGCATCCGGAACGCCCTGGCCAGGGGCATGGGATGGCGGGTGGATCACATATGGGCCACGAGGCCCATGGCCCGGACGTGTCGGAGAGCATGGATCGAGGCAAAACTCCGCGGTCTCGAAAGACCCTCGGATCATGCCCCGATTCTGGCCGAGTTTGAGCTTGAGTGA
- a CDS encoding 6,7-dimethyl-8-ribityllumazine synthase has translation MPRIVEGHLGAKGLRFGIVVSRYNGFITDRLLEGALDGLTRNGAKEEDINIWKVPGSFEIPLAAKKMAGTGRYDAIICLGAVLRGSTPHYNYIATEVTKGIAAVSLQSEVPISFGVITADTLEQAIERAGSKMGNKGYEAAVSAIEMTNLLKAP, from the coding sequence ATGCCAAGGATTGTTGAAGGACATCTCGGTGCCAAGGGGCTCAGGTTCGGGATCGTTGTGAGTCGATACAACGGTTTTATCACCGACCGGCTCCTCGAGGGGGCATTGGACGGACTGACTCGAAACGGAGCGAAAGAGGAAGACATCAATATCTGGAAGGTACCCGGCTCCTTTGAGATTCCCCTGGCAGCCAAGAAGATGGCGGGTACTGGCAGGTACGATGCCATCATCTGTCTGGGCGCCGTTCTCAGGGGTTCAACGCCCCACTATAACTATATCGCCACAGAGGTGACCAAGGGGATAGCAGCGGTCTCTCTCCAGTCGGAAGTTCCCATCTCCTTTGGAGTGATCACGGCCGATACGCTTGAGCAGGCCATAGAGAGGGCGGGTTCGAAGATGGGAAACAAGGGGTATGAGGCTGCCGTCTCCGCCATCGAAATGACTAATCTTCTAAAAGCCCCATGA